From Pedobacter aquae:
GAAGTGTAACCGTTTGCAGCGATTTATTAAACCCTGAGACGAAAGTATCTTACAAAGAAAAAATTAAAGAAGACTACCAAACAACCCGAGATAATTACAACAAAAAGAAGGTTGATAAAAGCTTGGTTGCTATTGAAGAAGCCCGTAAAGAGAAATTTAAGATAGATTGGTCTTTGCCTATTGCTGGCGCACCTACTTTTACAGGTACTAAAGTAATAGAAGATTATCCCTTAGAAGAGCTGGTACCTTATATAGATTGGTCTCCTTTTTTCCATACTTGGGAGCTAAGAGGTTCTTATCCTAAAATTTTTGATGATAAATATGTAGGTATTGAGGCTAAAAAATTGTTTGATGATGCCCAAGTTCTTTTAAAACGTATAGTTGATGAGAAATTACTAAAAGCAAGAGCTGTATTTGGTTTCTGGCCGGCTGCTACCGTTGGCGATGATGATATTGAATTAACCATAGAAAATCAACAATTGCCGGATTTACAATATCAACTTACAGAAGAAGGTTGTGTGTTAAAAGAGCAACAAGAAACAGCACCAGAGACCATCAAGATACATACTTTACGTCAGCAAGCAGAAAAACCAAAAGGCGAACCTTATTATGCTTTGGCAGATTTTATAGCGCCTAAAGAAACAGGTTTACAAGATTATCTTGGTGGTTTTGCAGTTACAACAGGTTTAGGATGCGATGAGCTGGTAGCTAAATTTGAAGCCGATTTTGATGATTATAACAGCATCATGACCAAGGCTTTAGCCGATAGATTGGCAGAAGCTTTTGCGGAAAAGCTACATGAAATGGTTCGTAAAGACTATTGGGCTTACGCTAAAGCAGAAAAATTAGATAATGAAGAACTGATAAAGGAGAAATATCAGGGTATAAGGCCAGCACCGGGTTATCCAGCCTGCCCAGATCATACAGAAAAAGCTACTTTATTTAATCTTTTGGATGCTACACAAACAACTGGCATAAAACTAACAGAAAGTTTAGCCATGTACCCTACCGCAGCGGTAAGCGGATTTTACTTTGCACACCCTCAATCCAGATACTTTGGTTTAGGCAAGATAGGTAAAGACCAAGTAGAAGACTATGCTAAAAGAAAAGCTTTAGACCTAGAAACCGCTGAGAAGTGGCTGAGCCCGAATTTGGGGTATTAGTTTGTTAGGTGGTTAGGTTGTTAGATGGTTAGTTTGTTAGATGGTTAGGTGGTTAGGTGGTTAGGTTGTTAGATGGTTAGGTTGTTAGGTTGTTAGGTTGTTAGTTTGTTAGATGGTTAGTTTGTTAGGTGGTTAGATGGTTAGATGGTTAGATGGTTAGGTGGTTAGGTTGTTAGATGGTTAGTTTGTTAGATGGTTAGGTTGTTAGTTGGTTAGATGGTTAGTTGGGTGGGTTGTTAGTTGGTTAGAAAGTTAAAAATATGTCTGGTTATCAAAAGTATACAGAATTAGATGTTTGGAAACAGGCTAAAGATTTAGCGGCTTATATTTATCATGTAACTGCATCTTTTCCTAAAGAAGAACAATTCGGTATTATTTCTCAAATGCGAAGATGTGTAGTTTCTGTTCCATCTAACATTGCAGAGGGCTGTGGGAGGCAACATATAAAAGAAACTATCCACTTTTTATCTATCGCTAGAGGCTCTCTTTACGAACTAGAAACCCAAATACATATTTCAAAAGATTTGCATTTTATAAATGAAGTCGATTTTAATAAAACGCTCCAAAGCATTGAACACGTTGGAAAACTAATTAATGGATTTATAAGATTCCAAAACACCAAGAAAGCACCTAAACCCTAACAAACTAACAAACTAAATCCTAACAAACTAACAAACTAAACCCTAACAAACTAACAAACTAAACCCTAACAAACTAACAAACTAAACCCTAACAAACTAAACCCTAACAAACTAACCCTAACAAACTAACAAACTAAACCCTAACAAACTAAACCAAAATGCCAAATCAAATTAGTTCTACAAAAGGTATTCTCCTCATTGCTACAGGGGCGATATGCTTTTCGGCGAAAGCGATTATGATTAAGCTGGCTTATCAAGAGGCTCCGGTTGATGCATTAACTTTGTTAACCCTACGTTTTGCTATTTCTTTACCCTTTTTTATGTTGATTGCTTTTTTAAATCATCGTAAAAACCCAAACAATAGCATTAAACAAATATCTGGGAAAGATATTGCCATCATTTGTGGTCTTGCGCTTCTAGGTTATTATATCGCTAGTTTGTTTGATTTCATGGGCTTAGCTTATGTAACTGCTGGTTTAGAACGTATTATACTTTTCAGCTACCCCACTTTTGTGGTTATTTTTTCTTATCTGTTTTTCAAGAAAAAAATCACCTTACAAATTACAAAGGCACTTATCATCACTTATATAGGCTTATTGGTTATTGTTTATAATAACGATATTTTCAGCACAGCAAATAGCATAAAAGGCGCTATTTTTATTTTTATCAGTGCTATAACTTATGCATTATATTTGGTGTTTGGTAGTAAGTATATCCAAAAATATGGTTCGGTAAATTTTAATAGCTTAGCCATGATGATTTCTTGCTTATACGTTATAGCACATTATTTAATCTTAGGAAATGGTTCCTTATTAAGCTACTCTTGGACCATTTATGCTTACGGATTTGCTTTAGCCATCATCAGTACCGTAATACCTACATTTTTAGTGATGGAAGGTATTAGACTGCTTGGTGCAAATAAAGGTGCTATAGTAGCAACGGTAGGACCAGTATCAACCATATTTTTAGGTTGGTTAATATTAAATGAAGCCTTTACTTTGCAAGAATTCTTTGGCTCTGTACTGGTAATTATGGGTGTATTTTTAACCAGTCAGCAGAAAAAAGAAATTGAACAGGTAAATCCTGAAACAAATAGATAATTTTGAACAGCAAAAATGAAAATTACAGATCATATAAAAAACGCAAAAGGTAAAACGCTTTTCTCTTTTGAGCTTTTACCTCCTGTTAAAGGGCAAAGTATCCAATGGATTTACGATGCCATAGAACCTCTTTTAGAGTTTAAGCCTCCTTTTATTGATGTAACTTCTTTACGTGAAGATTATATCTACAAACAAAAAGAAAACGGTCTGCTAGAAAATTATCTTACAGAAGAAGGCCAGGTACCATTGCTATTTGTGCTGCCATCTTAAATAAATACAAGGTTGATGCCGTACCACATTTAATATGCGGAGGTTTTACCAAAGAAGAAACAGAAAATGCCTTATTAGATTTACAATTTTTAGGTATTGATAATGTTTTGGTTTTAAGAGGCGATGCCCGTAAAGCAGATGCTTCTTTTATACCTACCCCAGGTGGCCATGCTTATGCTACAGATTTATTAGCTCAAGTAAAAAACCATAATGCTGGTAAGTTTTTACATGAGGATGTAGAGAGCGAGTATAAAAGTGATTTTTGCATAGGTGTAGCAGGCTACCCCGAGAAACATTTTGAAGCACCAAACTTATCTACAGATTTCAAATACCTAAAAAAGAAGGTAGAAATGGGTGCAGATTTCATCGTTACCCAAATGTTTTTTGATAACCAGAAGTATTTTGATTTTGTAAAGAAATGCCGCGAAAACGATATTAACGTACCTATTATACCGGGTTTAAAACCTATAAGTGCATTAAGCCAGTTGGTTAACTTGCCAAAAATTTTCCATATAGATTTACCCGAGGATTTATGCGAGGCTGTACAAAGCTGTAAAACCCCTAAAGATGTAAAGCAGGTTGGTACCGAGTTTATGATTAAGCAATGTAAAGAATTGATGGACTTTGGCGCTCCGGTTTTACATTTCTATACTATGGGAAGACCAGAACAAACAAGACAAATTGCAGAAGCAATTTTCAAATAAAAATTATTGATATTCTTCAAAAGCCGCATTTTTCATGTGGCTTTTTTTGTGCCTAAAAAATTGAGCTAATTCTTAGAAATAACAAGCCGTATGGTCTCTGCCGAAAACAGGCATCCTAAACTTTACCATAATCTCATGAGTACCTTTTTGTACGGTTGCTAAACGGGTATTGGTAAAATCAAAAGCATAACCCACCTGGAAATCTGGGTTAACAAAGAAAGATGCCATGGCGTCAAAAGAGTCTAAAGTACGGTAAGAAACCCCTAACCACAAACGGTCGCTTATTAACATATTCGCATTAATATCAAACTGTAAAGGCGAACCATTTACATATTTGGCTAAGATGTTGGGTTTTAATTTTAAGATATCGTTTAGGTTGATAAGATAGCCTGCTTGTAGTAAAAAATGTGGTTTATAACGACCAGCAATACGTGGCTGGCCAAAATCTGATAAGTCTCTATTATAAAAATGTGGAGAAGACAAGCCTACATAATATTTGCTTGAAAACAGCATTACGCCAACGCCAAAATTACCTCTCAGGTTACTTACATTCTGGAAGGCCGGGTCGTTAAAAGACTCTGGACTAAATGGATAATTCTCAGAAAAATTAGCTCTAAAACTACTCAACCCTCCATTTATACCTACTGCTAAGTAAGATTCGTAACCAATCTGAACCCTTTGTGCTAAAGTTAAATAACCCCAGTTTCTTTGATAACCTCACCTATTTGATCATTAATTAATAAACCTCCAATAAAAGTTTCGCTAGTACCTAAAGGCGAGTGGATAGATATGGTTTGGGTATTAGGTGCTCCTTTAAAACCTACCCATTGGTGACGAGATAAAGCGGTAACAGATAGAGATTCGTCTAGTGTTGGATAAGCCGGATTAATAGCCAAAGTATTGAACATGTATTGCGTATACATAGCCTCTTGTTGTGCCTGTACACGCAATACCAATAATACCTGTAATAAAACGAGTAGTAATAACCTCATACCTATGCGATAAAGAGCATATCATACAAAACATATAATAGCTCTTTGATTAACATTTTACGATAAAGGCCCTGTATTGTTACCGCTAATATGAATTTCTTTAAATACGAGATGATTATCTTCTCATAATGACGTAACCTTTATTAGCTTTTTGCTTTCCATCTGCAGATTTTGTATAAATCATAAAGAAGTAAACACCGTCAACTACAGGGCTTTGGCTATTAGCTAATATACCAATATTTGAAAACCCTGCAAATGCATTGTCTTTATTATTATAACCTTTTGTTTTGTATACTTCATTCCCCCAACGGTTGTAAATAACAACCTCATTATCAGGGAAACGCTCTATGTTATAAATGATAAATTTCTCGTTCCCTAAACCATCGCCGTTAGGAGACATGTAAGGATCTGGATTTATTTCTCCATTTTCTTCTGGACCAATAGGTTTATCTTCCGGATAAAAATCTGTAATGATAACATCTGTACCCGAACCAATTCTTACAAAAGCAGCTGGGTCTGGCGATACGATAGAAATTTCAACGCTTTCTTGTCCTTCTTTTAAGAAATCTTTTAGAGCTACTAAACTAAATTTCTGCGTGGTAATGGTGTCTCCTGCTGGAATCATCATGGTATCAAAATTTCCGCTTAAAGCGTAATCTTTATCTTGTGTAGCAGTTCCTGCAAAGTTCAATACAAAATTTACATCTTGAAATAAAGACTCGGTAAGTTTAGCTGTAACAATTAAGGTATCACCTTCATTTAATAAAGACACGCTTGGGGTAAGACTAACAGTAACCACTGGCTGTGTATATAATGTTGCCGTAGCTGTATCTCTTAATCCCGATGGATCTGTTAGGATATAAGTAAACCTATCTATACCTTTAAAATTGCGATTAGGGATATAAATAAAAGAACCATCAGATTCATCAAACTGGGCTAAACTACCTTTGGAAGTGCTTTGTAATACGCTAAAACGTAGCGGGTCTTGGTCTGGGTCACTATCATTAAGTGAAACACTGGCTCTTATAGTACTGTCTTTTTCACATAAAACTCATCGTCTAAAGCTATAGGGGCATCGTTTACAGCTACAAGGGTAATAATCACTGTAGCAATATTAGATAATCTGCCTAAAGCATCTCTAACGGTATAAGTAAAGCTATCAAAACCAAACTCATTTAAAGCCGGAGTATAAATGGCTTTGCCACTTTGCATCATTTGCACTCTGCCCTTTTGCGGGTTAGAAACCACATTTACACTTGCTGTATTAATTCCATCTGCATGGAAATCATTATCGGTAACAGAAAAAGTAATAGGTGTATCTTCTAAAGTACTTATCCTATCATCATTAGCTACAGGACCAATGTCATCATTTAGGATGGTAGCACTAGCATCATTACCCAAAATCATTTTACCTGCAAAATTGGTTGATAAGTCAAATATTTTGAAACCAAAAGTCTCGTTATTTTCTAATTCTATATCGCC
This genomic window contains:
- a CDS encoding DMT family transporter, which gives rise to MPNQISSTKGILLIATGAICFSAKAIMIKLAYQEAPVDALTLLTLRFAISLPFFMLIAFLNHRKNPNNSIKQISGKDIAIICGLALLGYYIASLFDFMGLAYVTAGLERIILFSYPTFVVIFSYLFFKKKITLQITKALIITYIGLLVIVYNNDIFSTANSIKGAIFIFISAITYALYLVFGSKYIQKYGSVNFNSLAMMISCLYVIAHYLILGNGSLLSYSWTIYAYGFALAIISTVIPTFLVMEGIRLLGANKGAIVATVGPVSTIFLGWLILNEAFTLQEFFGSVLVIMGVFLTSQQKKEIEQVNPETNR
- a CDS encoding four helix bundle protein — translated: MSGYQKYTELDVWKQAKDLAAYIYHVTASFPKEEQFGIISQMRRCVVSVPSNIAEGCGRQHIKETIHFLSIARGSLYELETQIHISKDLHFINEVDFNKTLQSIEHVGKLINGFIRFQNTKKAPKP
- a CDS encoding gliding motility-associated C-terminal domain-containing protein gives rise to the protein MSLLNEGDTLIVTAKLTESLFQDVNFVLNFAGTATQDKDYALSGNFDTMMIPAGDTITTQKFSLVALKDFLKEGQESVEISIVSPDPAAFVRIGSGTDVIITDFYPEDKPIGPEENGEINPDPYMSPNGDGLGNEKFIIYNIERFPDNEVVIYNRWGNEVYKTKGYNNKDNAFAGFSNIGILANSQSPVVDGVYFFMIYTKSADGKQKANKGYVIMRR